Proteins from one Vespa crabro chromosome 11, iyVesCrab1.2, whole genome shotgun sequence genomic window:
- the LOC124428034 gene encoding transmembrane protein 242 isoform X2 gives MAAQSEEMFSGETDTIEQSKKEVRTYIKGIEKEKEKFYAAIFLSTVTGLSALIGFGTTLASVRRKDPKYFDKGLTGSRKLQETGTLLAFRALCWGTFYAVTGCGLLFYGIWKISGAKNAKEFRYKMGSILPKIPKNDPPQSRVEFEGLTDLLTYIAEDWGKKKD, from the exons ATGGCCGCTCAATCTGAGGAAATGTTTTCAGGTGAAACCGATACAATAGAACaatcaaagaaagaagtaagaaCATATATTAAGGgtatcgagaaagaaaaagaaaaattttacg CAGCAATTTTTTTAAGCACTGTCACTGGCCTTTCTGCTCTTATTGGTTTTGGTACAACGCTTGCCTCAGTAAGAAGGAAAGATCCAAAATACTTTGACAAAGGATTAACCGGATCTAGAAAGCTCCAAGAAACAGGCACATTGTTAGCCTTTCGAGCACTTTGTTGGGGTACATTCTATGCTGTAACTGGATGCGGTCTTTTGTTTTATGGCATCTGGAAGATTTCTGGTGCAAAGAATGCTAAAGAATTCAGATACAAAATGGGATCGATTTTACCAAAGATTCCTAAAAATGATCCACCACAAAGTAGAGTAGAGTTTGAAGGTTTGACCGATCTTCTTACATATATTGCTGAAGATTGGGGTAAAAAAAag gaCTGA
- the LOC124428034 gene encoding transmembrane protein 242 isoform X1 encodes MAAQSEEMFSGETDTIEQSKKEVRTYIKGIEKEKEKFYAAIFLSTVTGLSALIGFGTTLASVRRKDPKYFDKGLTGSRKLQETGTLLAFRALCWGTFYAVTGCGLLFYGIWKISGAKNAKEFRYKMGSILPKIPKNDPPQSRVEFEGLTDLLTYIAEDWGKKKGLKDILVFSFA; translated from the exons ATGGCCGCTCAATCTGAGGAAATGTTTTCAGGTGAAACCGATACAATAGAACaatcaaagaaagaagtaagaaCATATATTAAGGgtatcgagaaagaaaaagaaaaattttacg CAGCAATTTTTTTAAGCACTGTCACTGGCCTTTCTGCTCTTATTGGTTTTGGTACAACGCTTGCCTCAGTAAGAAGGAAAGATCCAAAATACTTTGACAAAGGATTAACCGGATCTAGAAAGCTCCAAGAAACAGGCACATTGTTAGCCTTTCGAGCACTTTGTTGGGGTACATTCTATGCTGTAACTGGATGCGGTCTTTTGTTTTATGGCATCTGGAAGATTTCTGGTGCAAAGAATGCTAAAGAATTCAGATACAAAATGGGATCGATTTTACCAAAGATTCCTAAAAATGATCCACCACAAAGTAGAGTAGAGTTTGAAGGTTTGACCGATCTTCTTACATATATTGCTGAAGATTGGGGTAAAAAAAa aggaCTGAAAGATATTCTTGTATTCTCTTTCGCCTAA